From one Rosa rugosa chromosome 4, drRosRugo1.1, whole genome shotgun sequence genomic stretch:
- the LOC133743338 gene encoding DNAJ protein JJJ1 homolog — MVKSTERVCHYETLGLEPNCSEKEIKAAHRKLILTYHWDKCRSSQCGLSQEEATAKFLEVQQAYEILMDPIKRETYNAYRQTYAVPEVFNPDLEVPFDDIVFNGYSSSCRSFYNVYSDIFQRIYANERAFQKKNDLPWNSVHKPPDMGNLDTPYPEVVQFYNYWLNFSSIMDFCWEDPHDEYDLSQISRRGVKEWSSINMKARKKAKKEYNNKVRSLTQTAKRLDRRVMQMVAKREEERKREIEEERERRKRLKKEKLVKAMEYEEQEWTKPVERKRKYSNKEEEEEEKERDEWECVVCRKVFRSERQCRNHEQSKKHLRMVAKLMELLEVLEEKPDEEEVLEEAKRNEVVGGSDSEEEFVDGVNDNQREKLSETGEVDDEEVEEDEMGVLEAMVARRKTMEEVGEDILESILVEPTATSSQEVNNADEVAMEHDKLKKTNKNGEDRKPRRRRAKSTRNNEHDGSNMKESKPDCNAEKGYDEDQIKKMKGGGRKERSGKKSNGKGDIEQKKMRSGGRREEKKAKNRNGGERRINEHGTSYFSAVNESYLNMLHLIFI, encoded by the coding sequence ATGGTGAAGAGCACAGAGCGCGTCTGCCACTACGAGACCTTAGGCCTCGAACCAAATTGCTCAGAAAAAGAAATCAAGGCTGCTCACAGGAAACTAATCCTCACGTACCATTGGGACAAATGTAGATCATCCCAATGCGGCTTGTCCCAAGAAGAAGCCACTGCTAAATTTTTAGAGGTCCAACAAGCCTACGAAATCCTTATGGATCCCATAAAGCGAGAAACCTATAACGCCTACCGCCAGACCTACGCTGTCCCTGAAGTTTTCAACCCCGACCTCGAAGTACCCTTTGACGACATCGTCTTCAACGGCTACTCCAGCTCCTGCCGCAGCTTCTACAATGTCTACTCTGACATTTTTCAAAGGATTTACGCCAACGAGCGCGCTTTTCAAAAGAAGAACGACCTGCCGTGGAATTCGGTTCACAAGCCTCCAGACATGGGCAATCTCGACACCCCTTATCCTGAGGTTGTTCAATTTTACAACTACTGGCTCAACTTTAGTTCCATAATGGATTTCTGCTGGGAGGATCCACATGATGAGTATGATCTAAGTCAGATCTCCCGCAGAGGGGTGAAGGAATGGTCCAGCATAAACATGAAGGCGAGGAAGAAAGCAAAGAAGGAATACAACAATAAGGTGCGGAGTTTGACTCAAACTGCGAAAAGGCTCGACAGGAGGGTCATGCAGATGGTAGCAaagagggaggaggagagaaagagggagatagaggaggagagggagagaagGAAGCGGTTGAAGAAAGAGAAGTTGGTGAAGGCTATGGAGTATGAGGAGCAGGAGTGGACGAAACCGgttgagaggaagagaaaatatagtaacaaggaggaggaggaggaggaaaaagagagagacgaATGGGAGTGTGTAGTTTGTAGGAAGGTGTTTAGGAGTGAGCGGCAGTGCAGGAATCATGAGCAATCAAAAAAGCATCTCCGCATGGTTGCAAAGTTAATGGAGTTGTTGGAGGTTTTGGAGGAAAAACCAGATGAAGAAGAGGTTTTGGAGGAAGCAAAAAGGAATGAGGTGGTTGGAGGGAGTGATAGCGAAGAGGAGTTTGTTGATGGTGTTAATGATAATCAGAGGGAAAAGCTTAGTGAAACAGGTGAAGTTGATGATGAGGAAGTGGAGGAGGATGAGATGGGTGTTCTTGAAGCAATGGTGGCGAGGCGAAAGACGATGGAAGAGGTTGGTGAAGATATTCTTGAATCAATATTGGTTGAACCCACGGCGACCAGTAGTCAAGAGGTAAACAATGCTGACGAGGTGGCTATGGAGCATGACAAGCTAAAGAAAACCAATAAGAATGGAGAAGATAGGAAACCGAGGAGGAGAAGAGCCAAGAGTACTAGAAATAACGAACATGATGGTTCAAATATGAAGGAATCCAAACCTGATTGTAACGCAGAAAAAGGATATGATGAGGATCAGATCAAGAAAATGAAGGGTGGAGGGAGGAAAGAGAGGAGCGGTAAGAAGAGTAACGGTAAAGGAGATATTGAGCAGAAGAAAATGAGAAGTGGAGGAAGGAGGGAAGAGAAGAAGGCTAAGAATAGAAATGGTGGAGAAAGAAGAATTAATGAGCATGGTACATCCTATTTTTCTGCTGTGAATGAGAGTTATCTGAACATGTTACATCTGATATTCATATAA